One part of the Janthinobacterium sp. 17J80-10 genome encodes these proteins:
- the dnaE gene encoding DNA polymerase III subunit alpha: MTSPQFIHLRLHSEYSIADGLVRIDDVVKAAAKDQQPALAITDLANLFGMVKFYKAARGKGVKPIAGCDVWITNDDDREKPSRLLLLVKNRDGYLQLCELLSQAWLTNLHRGRAEIRAEWLAQLPPGGLIALSGAQYGDIGMAIDNGNLAAAEKSAQRWATIFAGHFYIEVQRPGLGNTEAPLRQAVALAARLGLPVVATHPVQFLSPEEFTAHEARTCIAEGEILANTRRVRRFSEQQYFKTQDEMVALFADMPAALQNTLEIAKRCNLELELGKPKLPNFPTPGMTIDEFLVAQSKAGLEERLLQLFPDETRREQVRQRYEDRLKFETDTIIKMGFPGYFLIVADFIQWGKNNGVPVGPGRGSGAGSLVAYALKITDLDPLQYNLLFERFLNPERVSMPDFDIDFCQENRDRVIQYVKDRYGREAVSQIATFGTMAAKGAVRDVGRVLDMSYMFCDGISKLIPFKPGKQVTIADAIEEEPLLKERMNNEEEVKQLLDLAQQVEGIARNIGMHAGGVLIAPGKLTDFCPLYTQGGDAGVVSQYDKDDVEAVGLVKFDFLGLTTLTILDRAVNYIKMLDPAKADFALEKLPLNDRPSYELLTKAKTVAVFQLESRGMQGMLKDARPDRFEDIIALVALYRPGPMDLIPDFCRRKHGEKFDYPDPRTEGILSETYGIMVYQEQVMQMAQVIGGYSLGGADLLRRAMGKKKAEEMAEHREIFRTGAAKNGLTQEKADEIFDLMEKFAGYGFNKSHAAAYALLSYHTAYLKAHHPAAFMAANMSLAMDDTDKVKILVEDAMDVCGLTILPPDINQSDYRFMPVGEPGKKAMQIRYGLGAVKGSGQGAIEAIVAARKSGGPFTDLFDFTKRVDKQQINRRTIESLIRAGAFDCFQVDRAILLASVALALEGAEQAQAAANQVSLFGDDSDMAAPPEYIKVPAWSEKQRLTEEKAALGFYLSGHLFNAYAPEVRKFARSKLADLAPSRDPRLIAGVITTVRTQMTQRGKLVIVTLDDGSATVDVTVYNEMFEPNRRMFKEDEFLAVQGKVSEDRFSGGLRITAEKVMDIAAARAAFGKALRLSMNGQADANKLREMLAPYQQAEDACRIIVEYTKNGALGELQLSDAWRVRGDDALRSQLGEWLKHENVWFEY, encoded by the coding sequence ATGACTTCCCCGCAATTTATCCATCTCCGCCTCCACTCCGAATACTCCATCGCCGATGGCCTGGTGCGCATCGACGACGTCGTCAAGGCAGCCGCCAAGGACCAGCAACCGGCGCTCGCCATCACCGACCTTGCCAACCTGTTCGGCATGGTCAAGTTCTACAAGGCGGCACGCGGCAAGGGCGTCAAGCCGATCGCCGGCTGCGACGTCTGGATCACCAACGACGACGACCGCGAAAAACCCTCGCGCCTGCTTTTGCTGGTCAAGAACCGCGATGGCTACCTGCAGCTGTGCGAATTGCTGAGCCAGGCCTGGCTGACCAACCTGCACCGCGGACGCGCTGAAATCCGCGCCGAATGGCTGGCGCAATTGCCCCCGGGCGGCCTGATTGCCTTGTCGGGCGCGCAATACGGCGATATCGGCATGGCCATCGACAATGGCAACCTGGCGGCCGCGGAAAAATCCGCGCAGCGCTGGGCAACGATCTTTGCCGGGCATTTTTACATCGAAGTGCAGCGGCCTGGTCTCGGCAATACCGAGGCGCCCCTGCGCCAGGCGGTGGCGCTGGCCGCCCGCCTCGGCCTGCCGGTGGTGGCAACCCACCCTGTGCAATTCCTGAGCCCGGAAGAATTCACCGCGCACGAAGCGCGCACCTGTATCGCCGAGGGCGAGATCCTCGCCAATACGCGCCGCGTCAGGCGTTTTTCCGAACAACAGTACTTCAAGACGCAGGACGAAATGGTGGCGCTGTTTGCCGACATGCCTGCGGCGCTGCAGAACACCCTGGAAATCGCCAAGCGCTGCAACCTCGAGCTGGAACTGGGCAAGCCCAAGCTGCCGAATTTCCCCACCCCCGGCATGACCATCGACGAGTTCCTGGTGGCGCAGTCGAAGGCGGGCCTGGAGGAACGCCTGCTGCAGTTATTCCCGGATGAAACCAGGCGCGAGCAGGTGCGCCAGCGCTATGAGGATCGCCTGAAGTTCGAGACCGACACCATCATCAAGATGGGCTTTCCCGGCTACTTCCTCATCGTGGCGGACTTTATCCAGTGGGGCAAGAACAATGGCGTGCCGGTGGGGCCGGGGCGCGGCTCCGGCGCCGGCTCGCTGGTGGCGTATGCGCTCAAGATCACGGATCTCGACCCGCTCCAGTACAACCTGCTGTTCGAGCGCTTCCTGAACCCGGAACGCGTCTCGATGCCCGACTTCGACATCGACTTTTGCCAGGAAAACCGCGACCGCGTGATCCAGTACGTCAAGGACCGCTACGGCCGCGAGGCCGTGTCGCAGATCGCCACCTTCGGCACCATGGCCGCCAAGGGCGCGGTGCGCGATGTCGGCCGCGTGCTCGACATGAGCTACATGTTTTGCGACGGCATCTCCAAGCTGATTCCGTTCAAGCCGGGCAAGCAGGTCACCATTGCCGACGCCATCGAGGAAGAGCCGCTCCTGAAGGAGCGCATGAACAACGAGGAAGAGGTCAAGCAGTTGCTCGACCTCGCCCAGCAAGTTGAAGGCATTGCCCGCAACATCGGCATGCACGCCGGCGGCGTGCTGATCGCCCCCGGCAAGCTGACCGATTTTTGCCCGCTTTACACCCAGGGCGGCGACGCCGGCGTGGTGTCGCAGTACGACAAGGATGACGTCGAGGCCGTCGGCCTGGTCAAGTTCGACTTTCTGGGCCTGACCACGCTGACCATCCTGGATCGCGCGGTGAACTACATCAAGATGCTCGACCCGGCCAAGGCCGATTTCGCGCTGGAGAAGCTGCCGCTGAACGACCGGCCCTCCTATGAGCTGCTGACCAAGGCAAAAACCGTCGCCGTGTTCCAGCTTGAAAGCCGCGGCATGCAGGGCATGCTGAAGGATGCGCGGCCCGACCGCTTCGAGGACATCATTGCGCTGGTGGCGCTGTACCGTCCGGGCCCGATGGACCTGATCCCGGATTTTTGCCGACGCAAGCATGGCGAGAAATTCGACTATCCTGATCCGCGCACCGAGGGCATCCTGTCCGAAACCTACGGCATCATGGTGTACCAGGAGCAGGTGATGCAGATGGCACAGGTGATCGGCGGCTACTCGCTGGGCGGCGCCGATCTCTTGCGTCGCGCCATGGGCAAGAAGAAGGCCGAGGAAATGGCCGAGCATCGCGAAATTTTCCGCACCGGCGCCGCCAAGAACGGCCTGACGCAGGAAAAGGCCGACGAGATTTTCGACTTGATGGAAAAGTTCGCCGGCTACGGCTTCAACAAGTCGCACGCCGCCGCCTACGCGCTGCTGTCCTATCACACCGCCTACCTCAAGGCGCATCATCCGGCCGCGTTCATGGCAGCCAACATGTCGTTGGCCATGGACGACACCGACAAGGTCAAGATCCTGGTCGAGGATGCCATGGATGTCTGCGGCCTGACGATCCTGCCGCCGGACATCAACCAGTCGGACTACCGCTTCATGCCGGTGGGCGAGCCGGGCAAGAAAGCCATGCAGATCCGCTATGGCCTGGGCGCGGTCAAGGGCTCGGGCCAGGGCGCCATCGAGGCGATCGTCGCTGCGCGCAAGTCTGGCGGGCCGTTTACCGACCTGTTCGACTTTACCAAGCGGGTGGACAAGCAGCAGATCAACCGCCGCACCATCGAATCGCTGATCCGCGCCGGCGCCTTCGACTGCTTCCAGGTCGACCGCGCGATCCTGCTGGCATCGGTTGCCCTGGCGCTGGAAGGCGCCGAGCAGGCCCAGGCGGCTGCCAACCAGGTCAGCTTGTTCGGCGACGACAGCGACATGGCTGCGCCCCCCGAATACATCAAGGTGCCTGCCTGGAGCGAGAAGCAGCGCCTGACCGAGGAAAAGGCCGCGCTTGGCTTCTACCTGTCCGGCCACCTGTTCAATGCCTATGCTCCCGAAGTGCGCAAGTTCGCGCGCAGCAAGCTGGCCGACCTCGCGCCCTCGCGCGATCCGCGCCTGATCGCCGGCGTCATCACCACGGTGCGCACGCAAATGACCCAGCGCGGCAAGCTGGTCATCGTCACGCTCGACGACGGCAGCGCAACAGTCGATGTCACGGTCTACAACGAGATGTTCGAGCCGAACCGGCGCATGTTCAAGGAAGACGAATTCCTGGCCGTGCAGGGCAAGGTCTCGGAAGACCGCTTCTCCGGCGGCTTGCGCATCACGGCCGAGAAAGTCATGGATATCGCCGCTGCGCGCGCCGCCTTCGGCAAGGCCTTGCGGCTGTCGATGAATGGCCAGGCCGACGCCAATAAGCTGCGCGAGATGCTGGCGCCTTACCAGCAGGCGGAAGATGCCTGCCGCATCATCGTGGAGTACACCAAAAATGGCGCGCTGGGCGAGTTACAGCTGTCCGACGCCTGGCGCGTGCGCGGCGACGATGCCCTGCGCAGCCAGCTGGGCGAATGGCTCAAGCACGAGAATGTCTGGTTCGAGTATTGA
- a CDS encoding glycosyltransferase family 2 protein has translation MTPTIADLTVIVVTYNSAHCIAALAPTLAALPHVTIVDNASNDGTADVAARAMPNALVLRNERNLGFGAANNLALRRVTTSHALLLNPDCLPSDEFLRGLLAAAGAFPEAAIIAPHLIRRGGEVELSYRWPGKLWRSQGPAAEGPCCVGFVCGAAMLFNMAVMREIGFFDEGFFLYYEDEDLCQRVFDSRKAIVLVPGISVTHLSRSSVRGNSPLRAEFYRGYHHAQSKLIFTGKHVGAEQAARLRRKTLWLALAALVPRLLVPAPRYVARLLGRIRGLRDFK, from the coding sequence ATGACTCCTACTATTGCCGACCTGACCGTCATCGTTGTCACTTATAACAGCGCGCACTGCATTGCCGCACTGGCGCCGACTCTGGCAGCCTTGCCCCATGTGACCATTGTCGACAATGCCAGCAATGACGGCACCGCCGACGTGGCAGCGCGCGCCATGCCCAATGCCCTGGTGTTGCGCAACGAGCGTAATCTCGGTTTTGGCGCCGCCAACAACCTGGCGCTGCGGCGGGTGACGACCAGCCATGCGCTGTTGCTGAATCCGGACTGCCTTCCCTCTGACGAGTTTCTGCGCGGTTTGCTGGCGGCAGCGGGCGCCTTTCCGGAGGCTGCCATCATCGCGCCGCACCTGATCCGCCGCGGCGGCGAGGTGGAGCTGAGCTACCGCTGGCCGGGCAAGTTATGGCGCTCGCAGGGGCCGGCGGCCGAGGGGCCATGTTGCGTGGGTTTCGTCTGCGGCGCCGCCATGCTGTTCAACATGGCAGTGATGCGCGAAATCGGCTTCTTCGACGAGGGTTTCTTCCTGTATTACGAGGACGAAGACCTGTGCCAGCGCGTGTTCGACAGCCGCAAGGCCATCGTGCTGGTGCCGGGGATTTCGGTCACCCACCTGTCGCGCAGTTCGGTGCGCGGCAACAGTCCGCTGCGCGCCGAATTCTATCGCGGTTACCACCACGCGCAATCAAAGCTGATTTTTACCGGCAAGCATGTGGGCGCCGAACAGGCCGCGCGCTTGCGCCGCAAGACGCTGTGGCTGGCGCTGGCGGCGCTGGTGCCGCGCCTGCTGGTGCCGGCGCCGCGCTACGTTGCACGCCTGTTGGGGCGCATCCGCGGATTGCGCGATTTTAAGTAA
- a CDS encoding sulfurtransferase — MQSSTQSIVNIAAYKFISFDDTQERRAEFQAQCKALDLKGTILLTPEGINLFLAGVRESIDRFLAWLRSDARFADIEVKESFSDAQPFKRMLVKLKSEIITMKMPLIQPEKGRAPAVDAKTLKRWLDAGVDDAGKPVVMMDTRNAFEVDVGTFDNTLDYRIHKFSEFPEVVAKHKDELADKTVVTFCTGGIRCEKAAIHMQNIGYESVYQLEGGILKYFEEVGGAHYTGSCFVFDYRTALTPELEPSGEIRCRDCGNVIKAEEPDQPLRIYGRLCPHCAA; from the coding sequence ATGCAGTCAAGCACCCAATCCATCGTTAACATCGCTGCCTACAAATTCATCAGTTTCGATGACACGCAAGAAAGGCGCGCCGAATTCCAGGCCCAGTGCAAGGCGCTGGATTTGAAAGGCACGATCCTGCTGACGCCCGAAGGCATCAACCTCTTCCTGGCGGGTGTGCGCGAATCGATCGACCGCTTCCTCGCCTGGCTGCGCAGTGATGCGCGCTTTGCCGATATCGAGGTCAAGGAAAGCTTTTCCGACGCCCAGCCCTTCAAGCGCATGCTGGTCAAGCTGAAAAGCGAAATCATCACCATGAAGATGCCCCTGATCCAGCCGGAAAAAGGCCGTGCCCCGGCAGTCGATGCCAAAACGCTCAAGCGCTGGCTGGACGCCGGCGTCGACGACGCGGGCAAGCCTGTGGTGATGATGGATACCCGCAATGCCTTCGAAGTCGATGTCGGCACGTTCGACAACACCCTGGATTACCGCATCCACAAGTTTTCCGAATTCCCGGAAGTCGTGGCAAAGCACAAGGATGAACTGGCCGACAAGACCGTGGTGACCTTCTGCACCGGCGGTATCCGCTGCGAAAAGGCGGCGATCCACATGCAAAACATCGGTTACGAGAGTGTGTATCAGCTCGAAGGCGGCATCCTCAAGTATTTCGAGGAAGTTGGCGGCGCGCACTATACCGGCTCCTGCTTCGTGTTTGATTACCGCACCGCGCTCACGCCCGAGCTGGAGCCTTCAGGGGAAATCCGCTGCCGCGACTGCGGCAACGTCATCAAGGCGGAAGAACCGGACCAACCACTGCGCATCTACGGCAGGCTCTGTCCGCATTGCGCTGCATAA
- a CDS encoding cytochrome P450 yields MSRFCPVYPKPRKNKASALLMLFGKRRSWLDGLYERSYGMKMGEVKLPGAQLYMVNEPPLVRRILIEQAAKFPKHTMLGKLLAPLLGESIFTTNGAQWQRQRTMMDGSFAQTRLKLVFPLMKAAAAAMKERLDKLEDGAEYDIDLEMTHVTADIIFRTILSQTLEGETSRKIFEEFTRFQEMAPRILNPMLFKLPRIFSPWLAIRRSNRAAREIRAQLEVFIRPRYDAHRAGTPGEYQDILASLLDAVDPVAGTAFSFDELVDQVAMLFLAGHETSASALSWAMYLISHRAEIQERMHAEAMAVMGEREPDYSDIKSMELIWNVFRETLRLYPPVGFFAREATETQGMRDKTVHEGASVIIAPWLIHRHRELWERPDEFDPDRYGSASARESLKCAYLPFSLGPRVCMGATFALQEAGLILATLVKHYRFEAPAGYTPEPVGRLTVRSENGVRVIIRKRKQGNGEAA; encoded by the coding sequence ATGAGCCGTTTCTGTCCCGTCTATCCCAAACCGCGCAAGAACAAGGCGTCCGCCCTGCTGATGTTGTTCGGCAAGCGCCGCTCCTGGCTGGATGGCCTCTACGAGCGCAGCTACGGCATGAAAATGGGCGAGGTCAAGCTGCCCGGCGCGCAACTCTACATGGTCAACGAGCCGCCGCTGGTGCGCCGCATCCTGATCGAACAGGCGGCCAAGTTCCCCAAGCACACCATGCTCGGCAAGCTCCTGGCCCCGCTGCTGGGCGAGAGTATCTTCACCACCAATGGCGCGCAATGGCAGCGCCAGCGCACCATGATGGATGGCTCCTTTGCGCAGACCCGCCTGAAGCTGGTGTTCCCGCTGATGAAAGCGGCCGCTGCAGCCATGAAAGAGCGGCTCGACAAGCTGGAAGACGGCGCCGAGTACGACATCGACCTCGAAATGACGCATGTCACGGCCGACATCATCTTCCGCACCATCCTGTCGCAAACCCTGGAAGGCGAGACCTCGCGCAAGATCTTCGAGGAATTCACGCGCTTCCAGGAAATGGCGCCGCGCATCCTGAACCCCATGCTGTTCAAGCTGCCGCGCATTTTCTCGCCCTGGCTGGCAATCCGCCGCAGCAACCGCGCCGCGCGCGAAATCCGCGCGCAGCTGGAAGTCTTCATCCGTCCGCGCTATGACGCGCACCGCGCTGGCACACCCGGAGAGTACCAGGACATCCTGGCATCCCTGCTGGATGCCGTCGATCCGGTGGCCGGCACCGCTTTTTCCTTCGACGAACTGGTCGACCAGGTGGCGATGCTGTTCCTGGCCGGGCACGAAACCTCGGCCAGCGCCCTGTCCTGGGCGATGTACCTCATCTCGCACCGTGCGGAAATCCAGGAACGCATGCATGCAGAGGCGATGGCCGTCATGGGCGAGCGCGAACCCGACTATTCCGACATCAAGAGCATGGAACTGATCTGGAACGTATTCCGCGAAACCCTGCGGCTCTACCCGCCGGTGGGCTTTTTCGCGCGCGAAGCCACCGAAACCCAGGGCATGCGCGACAAGACCGTGCACGAAGGCGCGTCCGTCATCATCGCCCCCTGGCTGATCCACCGCCACCGCGAACTGTGGGAACGCCCCGACGAATTCGACCCGGACCGCTATGGCTCGGCCAGCGCGCGCGAGTCGCTCAAGTGCGCCTACCTGCCCTTCAGCCTGGGCCCGCGCGTGTGCATGGGCGCCACCTTCGCGCTGCAGGAAGCCGGCCTGATCCTGGCCACGCTGGTCAAGCATTACCGCTTCGAGGCGCCTGCCGGCTATACGCCGGAGCCGGTGGGGCGGCTGACCGTGCGCTCGGAAAACGGCGTTCGCGTGATTATCCGCAAGCGCAAGCAAGGCAACGGGGAAGCGGCATGA